Sequence from the Parus major isolate Abel chromosome 1, Parus_major1.1, whole genome shotgun sequence genome:
GAATTCCAGGGTTAAGTTTGTTCTGTCTTTGACAGCACCGAACTTCTTACAATCTTGCTTTCCAGATAATAAGCTTTTGAGGATCTTTCTTAAAACCTTAGAAACtgccatgattttttttttccttgttgcttggtttgtgggtttttttggttggtttgccttggttgttttttgtgagaactttttcattgtgttttgtttagttGAGATGCAGTCAACATATGTGTCTGCTTTTGAACCTGTCAACTCTTCAATGTATTTACTTGACCAATAACCAGTACAAAtcttgagaagaaaatgaaactgctaTTCATGAAAAAGTGAAGCAggattaataataaaatatatctacAGAAATATATCCGAACATCTATGTAATTTGATTAAGTTTACCTTAATATTTATCTTAAACTCTAGGTTTAGTATTGAAAGACCAAGATTCtgagatttatattttaaaaacagagtagCCTGACTTGAACATTTTTTGGAAATGTTAGCTGTGCTTCTTGCATacaaatggaaaactgaaaaaatattttgatagcTTTAATATCCTTTCCTATGTGCAGTAGTCTAATGATTATCTTTTACAGGCTGGTTGGACTTCTGTTCGAGAGCTACAGCAGCATTTAGGACTCCAAAAGAGAGTTATTCTTGAGTCTTGCAGAGCATTAATAGATCTTGTTGAAGAAAGAACCCATATTCTACCAAACTCAAAAGAGGTAAAATGCAGGAGGTGGGCCAGATCAGTTCTGAATTCTGCCAAGCCATTTTTAGAGGGTGCTGCCCTCAGCCACTTACCACAGTCACCTGTAGGGGTTGCCACTATCAAAACTCATTATTATGCTTTTTAAGTCTGGTTCATTTTCTTAACTTGCCAATATGTGTAGTTTGTAGTAAATTTAGTTGTTTCTACTTGAAATTGATGTGCACATACCTGCTGACAACTGAGTGGTATGGAGGAGTAACCTCTAACAGAGTTAGCAACAGACATGAGGGGAATGTGCAGTTCTAATTGGCACAGTTGCCTAGATATTGAATAACTGTCTGTAATCTCACATGTTACAAAAAGGGAGTTGCCATAGAAGTATGTGAGCAAAATCGACTTTATAATGTGGGCAGAGTGAGCTGTGGGCTGAGAAGGTGATGGAGGCtgggaaaattttattttaatatcttgcTCAAAAGTAACCTAATTTAATTGAAATGGAGTTCATCTCCCTTTCAGTTACTGCTGTGGTATCTTCCAAGTTTTCTAGGTTTGGACAACAAAGTATCAAGCAATTAAATGCAGTAATAGAAATTCCAGCACCTTAAATCTTTGGACAATTAATTGTATAGTGGATCAAGATTTTGACATGTGATGTTTACAAGGAGAGAATAAGTTGTACTTTACATGATAATATAATGTGTTAGGAAAATTCAATTCTATTTATTGTAGAGAATAAATAcgtttatatatatatatatctttcattttatgtatCTTAAAAGCTCCTTCAGCAGTCACTTGTGGTAAAACAGAAAGTAATGCAGTATAAAAATAACCAATATCactacttaatttaaaaaactttaaaaatttattaattttaaattattttaattaattttaattaattttaaaaacccacatttttctGTAAGGAAGGTCTTGTCTCTCTCTGGGATGATGTAGAAAATCCTGCTGATTCTCTAAGTAAAGAGACATCATTGGCGTCTAAAGTCCCAGAGCACTTCACAGAGGAATTATGGCTGCGTGTTGTGGGTGACAGCCTGGTGGTTGGAGTAAAACTAACTGAATCATTTTATTTGTGAGTATATACATTTACCTAATAATTTCATTGGTATTTTTATAGGAAATGAATATGTAGGTTAAGCTCTGCAGTAAATTTGAATGTTCTCATGTTGAACATCTgcatataaaatgttttaaatgtgtctTTGTCAGtactcttgctgctgctgcttgcttgCTCTCTAGCACTgtgcagaaaaatatattatacaGCCAGAAATCATATGTGTGAGTATAATTGCAACATTACTGGAGATTTTTTACAAAAGAGTTTTCTTTGACAAAAATTAGGGCTCTTTATAGTCTATGTTGACATAGCAATGCTGACATCAGTATGTGTTGTAAATAAAGCTCTTTCTTCGCTTAGTTCCTGTTGCTTTAGTGTTAGCTACTTGCTATTCCTAACTGGTTTGCTTCAAgaagtacaaaagaaaatatattaaatttacTTATCAACTAATAAATACTTAGATTTTGAATTGAACTCTTCTAGTCAAGAACTTAATCAAAATTATTGCAAAGCtcatattttatgtaaattatGTGGAACAATCAGCCATACAATACTTAaaccttcaaaataatttatttttattatcatctttaaaattatttgtttatgctatttattttaattactcaGTTCTAGTTGTAAATACTACTCATGTCATTTTCCCTTACAGATAGGGAACTAAATTGAAACTGTGAAAAAAGAGGATtacataaaatatgaaattacaACGTGAATTGTGTAATGTAACCTTTGGTGGAATCAGAACTTATCTTTTGACCCATTTCCCCCAGGCGGTGTAGCTGAGGCTGTGTTAGGCTGAGCTCAAAGACTACTGATGCCACTGAAAATCATTCAGGTGGTTGTGAGGGAGCTGACCTGTTAGGCCCTCTGGCCattctgctggagctgtggctaTATTCTTTCTCAACTGCCAGATTGCTGTAACTTTACAAGAAAGTTGACCTCATCCTCTTGACAGCCTCTCTTAAGACCCACTCAGGCAAAAGatcattttttgcctttttactgTTTGTTCTTATAGCTTGGATGATGatgcctttgttttgttttaaaataaaacacttaatTCCTGTATAACTTCAGAGACCttcaacagattttaaaaaccagcagcaaTCTAGCCCTCTCCCCCATTTTTACAGTTGAGAAAAGATCTGTGGAGAAGCCATTTGCCCAAGGTTACCTGGCAGGCCAGCAGCAGAACCTCGGTCTTTTGAGCTCCATTTTAGTACTGGGTACAGCAGCCTGTGTTTGTGGATAAAAGGACTTGCTTTATCTCTAACTCCAACTCTGTAATTCTTGATAGGTTATTTTTGTGCTTCCTACTAAGGCAAGATTGCAGTAATATCATGGGTTGCATTATGAGATGGTGATACTtctctgtaaagaaaattagaCATTCATAAGACTTTCAAATGTCAGTGACATTTTGAGATTGAATTGATTGACAGAATAATATATTCATTGAAAGAGGATCTAGAACAGTAATATTAGGATTTTATTGAAAGAGCCTTGAGTTGAATAAATAAAGTAGTTCATACACTTCAGGAAGTTGCTGCATGTTCAAGGTAATAGTATCTTAAACCTTTCATATTACTCTACATTGAATTTTGTTTGAATGTCTATAAAAATGTAGAGTATCAGAAAAGCTTCTAGTCCTCAAAAGGgcaaaatttatattttccgcagttttttattaaaaaaaaaggttaaatctttaaaaaataatccataatGTCATAGAATATCTTTATAGGTTACATAGAATTTTCAGCTTCTGGCTGAATTAAACATCCAAATTCTTATGGTTGAAACAAGGTATCTAACTCCTAGAAGCTCTCAGAAAATTCAGTGCACATTTTGAAAAGCCTTAATATTAAGTTTATATGAAACAGTCATGAAGGATTTAGCCTCTTTGCAAAGTCTGATTTAATCTGGAGTAATATTGGACTTTATGATAGTCTTAAATGTCTGTGTACATCTGCAGAGTTGTGGTTATTTGTCAGAAGGCAAAAATTGAACTGGAAGTGCAGCCATATTGTATGGATTTTCACAGGTCACTGAGTGATGTCAGTTTATCTTTAGTGATGGATCAAGACTTCTCTTCGATTTCTCCAATTATCAAGTGCCAAAGTAAAATCATTAAGCTGAACAAAGCCTTCTCAGCATTGACAGTCTCCTCAAGTCAAATTGAACCTCCTCCAAAAAAGATGAAATTGGACTTGCGTAGCAGCAATGATGTGAAAAAAGAGTTTCCTAAAAGATCTTCAAGGATTCAGCTGGATGAAGCCAAGAcagtcactgctgtcaccagccTTTCACCACTATTGGCATTTCATCGTGTGTGCTGCGTAGTTCTTCTGCATGCCAGGAAGCAAAACCATCAGAATGACAGTTTGCAGCAGAGCAAAAAGATTACTGTACTCTGTGGGAAAATTTTGTTAACTCTAGAAGATATTTCAAATGGCAGATATTCAGTGAAGATGCCAAGGGATAATAGTTACTGTACAGGTAAATGgatttctaaatatatatatatatatttgattCTTTTGTTTACTCTAGGTGATGCCAAGCCAAGTTTCTCTCTGAACACAAGCTGCACAGACCTTTTGGGAATTAAAGCTGGGTGAAATAAGAGAGAGAACATTTTtccaaatgggaaaaatgtttGGTGAGTTGTTGTTAGGTTTTGTTAGCATTGGTGATGAAGGGTATCTGGAAAGGATAATTTTGAAGATAAGTTTGAGTACAGGATGCTGAAGCCTAAGTTTTTTGTATAAATCAGATTCTGGAATTAGttacagaagtttttttttacatattacTCTCTCTTAAATAATACCAAAGTAATCGAAGCTCTTCCTCATCTACACATatattaaagtaatttattttcatttcttttaatattcCTGATTGAATTGATTTTGACCTGGGCTTTTGCTCAGGTAATGAAACATCCTTTTGTTGTTTGCgatgaatttgaatttttcttcctttaatgcTGTGTCACTGCTAAAGCCAACATCTCATCTTACTATCATAGGAAACTAATAGTCTTCCTTTAACAAGGTGATGTTTATCTTAAGAGCTTTCATTATATTGGTGGTGCTCCATTAATCAACTGTTCTGCTTGACAGAAGTAGGGATAAGAATTTAGGTGAGAAGAAAATTCCCAAAGAGTGCCTGAAGCCAGGTGCAAATCCTTCACAAAAAAACAGGGAGTATGAGCCAAAAATCAAAGCTCATTTAATGCATGCTGCATGATCAAAATATTTAGttcaaatacctttttttaCTGTACTTTCTTGCAGGTTCCATGGAAGATATACTTGCTGTCCTTGCAGTGTCTGtcagattttcctttcagattgAGTCTTGTGACTACACTTTGACTCCAGTGAGTTCGTGGTTACTGGGAGAAATGGAGTGCACACCATTGAAGGGATGCCAGGACCACATATTCTGTCATAAAGCAGGAAATGTCCATGGTACAATTTTTAATTGGGCCCTGAAAAATCCATTTGAAGGAGTTCTAACAATATTTTGCAGGTAAAATCACTTGCAAAACATAGCATATTCATCTTCTGTACacctttttttatctttatgcCATTTCTAACTGGTGTCATGAACAGCAGTTGAAATTGTAACCAATAGGTTGCCAGCTTGATGATATCAATCACCAATAACAGGCCTGTTTTCAGATCAGAACTATGGCAGAACCTGAACTGAGTTCTTTAATTTTGTCTAGTCTGGAACACTGAATTACAGATAAGTCTAATCTCCATTAATATCTGCTTGGGTACTATTCCTTCGTTTCATTTTGCTGCATCgttattttatattctttttttcttacataattCTTAGTATAATgtgtaatttgtaatttttttattcttcaatgtgtgttaatttaaaaaaaatcttttaatattaaatattttatattaatattaaacaaaaaaacaaacaaaccacaaaccccaaaataaattaaatttctcacTAGGTCATTTTTAGTTTAGTTGCAATATAAGTGTAGTCTCATTTTGTACATGTTTCTGCTGTAGTTATTTTCTATCTGCCATGATTATATAAAGGAAATAATCTGAAGAGTCTCACTGATGTTCTTTCTTATGCAGATTCTTGGACAAATATTTCCTAAACCAGGTTAAGCAAATTAGTAATACTGCCATAATTTATGATTTAGCTGGATAAGGCTTATAACATAAAAAGTACTTCTGGGATATTGACAAATGTTCCTGTTTCGAGGAGTtcaaactaaaaaataaaaaagaaaaggtgttaCTTTTAAGAGTGTATTTTATAGTGAGGTTCAGTCTTTTCCTCAAATTAGGAGTCGATTTCCTTTACGTAAAAGGAGAGGCTGAAATGTTTAAGCAATCAATCAGTAAAATTCTACATCTCAAGACTTCTGGTTCcttttcaaaagtgtttttaCTTGGTACTATTCACTTTTGATCCCATTTTGTTAATAGTTACTGAGCCCTATGTTTATGGGCTGtgattgtattttctgtatcttttattCCTGTGTTTGGATTGATCTTTTATCTGGCTAGGATATTTCTTTGATAGGTGGAAActacattttttggtttttgacACCATCatcattttgttttacagaaatctGACTGtcttgttccagtgccttcaTAGCCTTACTCGAGTTCTCCCTCCAAGCTGTGGTGTAAAACTCCTGAGATCTGGAAGCAAAGGAGCACTTACTGAGCAGTTAGCACTggctctggaaaaggaaatgctCACCTTGAAGAATTCTCTTTCCTTAAGAAAGGCTGAAAACAGCTTGACATGGGGGAATGAGTCTGGCAAGAAAATCAATAATGCTCCTCTGGCTTCTTTACTGGACACCGAGGAAGGAGTCCAGCAATTCAGAAAGAAGCTTCAGAATGAGCGGGAGGAGTGTGTGCGAAGCATGAACCAAACAATGAATGGTGCCCTCTACcagaaaattgctttgaaaatagCAGAAGCTCAGCTCAGTTCAGATATGATTGTGTGGAGACTGGCCAAGTCATAGAAACTCTTGactaaatttattttgaaaaaaaatttaagttataccattaaataatataaatatttttatgggtACTTCTACTGCTTTGTATTTCAtagcatttctgttttgtttctacaGATAAATAGTGGTATTTTAATTGATGACTGTTGGAAGAATTTAATATTAGGGATTGAATCATTATTTtgttacatatttaaaaatatttttaaggtattttctAATAATTCCTACTCCAAAATCATAATTCTTGGTCTATAAAAGaactttttaggaaaaaaacctaataaGTGTGTGCTCTTTAAAATAGTTCTATTGAATTTCAAAGATGACTGTTTACACatgtaaaatgtaaacattttttagAAATCTTAAAACAGGTATAAAAAGGATATAAGCTATACAACCAATTATAATTCATAATTTGAGTGTGGAGTTCAACAAATTCAAAGAGGCAATTTATCTTCATGATATGTCAAACATTTTGAATAACTTCTAGTGATACCACTTGAGGAACAAAACTCTATACATTTCAGCCCTGTCTTCTAGAGTCCACCCTCAGATTTATGGAGTATTTATTGGAGGTGGAGAACCTGATCAGAACTCTTAACCAGATTACAAGAACTCATGAAGATTCACTGCATAATAAAGCTGCTTCAGGTTTGAGAGGTCCATTCCCACACAACTTAATGGTAGGGCTGATCTCACTGGTAAGTCCTGGAGGAAACTGTCCTTCCTTGGATGTTAGCCTAGCTTCAGTGTCAGAAGATTGCTCAATCCCAAAGTCAGATGATTATCTAGATGATGTTAGCTGCTCAGTGGTTTTGGCCTGTCTCAAGTAGTTTAAATAATATTGGGCAACTCTTATTATTATTCCTCTTTTTGCTGGCTTGAGGAAGATCCTGCTTATGTTTCTAGGAAAAGAATGGCCTGTATTGCTTGCTGAGatagtaattttttaatcaaatttttCCCACTACCTTCATGAGGGGCAGAAAAGTTAGAAAATCCCAAATCACAGTAATTTGCTTCCTTTTATCTCTGCTTTATATAAGTGAAACATTCTTATTGCTTGTCATCGTTTTTCTGAAGTTGTcaggattttgcttttcattttctctgcaaacaGAGTTAATAGTTGACATCTCCAGCATCTCTTTCAATAAAAGTCTGGCAGGAAAAGTGGAAGATATTTATTGACTCAAAGGAATCCTGAtgtttcagaataattttttgtctcatcagaaagctcagcttctgtaTGTATGTCCTCTAGAAGCAGTAAGTGGtgatatttttcagtctgaGGTATCTTCTCATTCTGGCAACAGGAGTGAACTGATGTACATTAAATGCAAAACACTGCCTAGAAAACCAGTAAATGAGAGAACTGTGCTTCGTAACCTTAACCCAGTTTAGTGATATAGCTTCCCTTCTGATGTACTCAAAGTATTAAATTACTCCTTTTTAGCTACAGAGAAGGGAAATCCTCCATTAAGATGTCAAAAATGTCTTAAGAAATTGTCATTTGAATCTCAGTATTTACTGGATGAGAAAGTTGAGGGTTTTTTACAATTCTTTGTTAAGCCTGAGTCAGACAATAGTCAAAGCTTAAGAACCTATTGTTAGGCAGTCAGTTGTCACTGGAATTTCCAGAAGTTCCTGATATTAAACACTTAAACGAAGCAAAGAATCCCAAGGTGCAATCCTGTAGCTTGCAGCTAAGGACAAGTCCTTGCTAAGCCATCTGAGCAGAAGCCTTCAGAGCAACAAAGCTACTGTTCAGCTCAGGGCCCTTGAAGGAGATTTTGCAAATCAGTGTAAACCACTCCAGCAGTTGATTTCTGTCAGCATATTAGTCTACTCTCGTGTTGTAACTAACCATCATTGGTCTGTCTGTCTTTAAAGAGAAACTTCATTTGTGTTTATATCCCTTCATTGAAGTAATAGAGTGGgacaaatgaagaaaagctgCTACGCTCAAATGTTGCCAGTTTTTAATTCCATGGAGTTGTTACTTTAAAGAACCAAACAGTGAAATCACAGCAGTAGAAGTGAGATTATTAGAGTAGAATCGTAACAACATGTTCCTACTAAAGAGACTTTCCTGAGGCATGAATGCTTATTTTCTAAATCATCAGATGAGGTCATTAAACACTCTTAACAGTTCTAAGATTCCTGGGAGCAGTTCCTCAACTGACTAGTAAAGCATAATAGCATGGTACAACTTTCAGTGGTAGTGACGCAATTGCTAAGCATACTGCGTATGTGCCAAAATCTAAAGGTCTTCTGGAAATACTTGAAAGGTTTCTGCTGATATGTGTGGGTTTTGGCCAGGaataatggaaaaatggagCAGGGCATTAACAAAGATTCAGGCTCTCTAGAACCTCATCTTcaagtggcagcagcaggcattTTGTTTAGAGGTATTTGCTTTCCTAAACTTGCCTTTCAGAAGTAAAAGCAACCAAAGGTGTTAATGTACTTACTTGGTCTCATGTGATGATTAATGTCTGCACATGCTGGTGCTCAAATGAGAAGACTAAATTGTATGGACTAGAAAAATAGTTAAGTTGGCTAACCATGTTTCTGTCATGAGCTGTTGGAGTCACATTTTCTGGACCTCCAAGAAAGTCTTGGAAGTGAGATCTTGCATTACGTGGGTTTTGCAAGTACTTTTTTTAACAAGTCATTTGAGAAATTAAatcagtggcagcagcagtccTAGTTCTGGGGGGAATTGGTATTGCCAAGAATAACTGATAAAATAATTGGATGTTTGATTCCATAAAAAAATTCCCCTTTCCATGATAGTAGATCAAGTTGGGAAACATACACATCCCAAGGAACTGAAGACTTTTTGCTACTAATGCCATTACTAATAGCAGATAGCTATTCACACCACCCATTCACTAAGTCTAACATTCCTGACTACTCTGTAAGGATAGTCATTACACTGGGAGGTCAGTCCCCACGCTGGGACCCCTGGCCTCCTACAAGGTTACAAATTCCTTTGAAGAGCTCTTTGCTTCATCAGGTGTGTATGTGTAATCctgtagggttttttgtttgcatgtaGCAACCACTACCTGTTTGTGCATGATCCAAGTTAATGCAAACCATGGTTGGTACTAATGTGTGTACCAGTCAGCAGGCTCCTGGTGTTCTGAATTTATCCGTTCTGGTGGCTTTAACAGAGCAACTGGTCTCCAGAGCTTACCAGTCCTGGGAGATTTTCACATGCTGCTTCTCAGCATGTAATAATCTCCTCAGTCTGCTGCTTGCTGGTAAACATTCTCCCTCCTGAACTGGAGAACCCTGTCACATAAACTCACACAAAGGGGCCTTTGATAAGGCACTAAAATTATGCCCAGGATCAACTTGTCTGGACCCCAGTAGTCCTGATTTCTGGAAGCCAGCAGATGTCAGTGGTATCTGTAGGAATGGTTCAAGTCTTCTGGCCATGGCAGTGTTCTGTGTGCAGATATTTACTTTGCAATGACTCTTTTATCACATTTCAAAAGACAGGTATGCAAAAGGCAGGTCTGACATAGGAAGTATGAGCTATCATGCTTGGATGCATTCTTAAAATTGTAGCACTTTTAAAGTCATTATGATTTAAGACCCTAAGAAAAGGAATTGTGTGTCAAAGAACTCTGCTTTTTCTGGCCAAGTTGgtgtaataaatatattaacttacagtgatttttctctgtcattCTAAGGCCTCTCAGGGAAAAGAAACTCTATCTACTCTAGAGTGATTCCTGTTGGACAGtaatatttcctatttttgtgtgtgtatgtatttcAAATCAGCGACAGGCTGCTCAGTTGCTCATAGTAAAAGTCAAGCCTCCTCTCTCAGCtgctaatttttgttttcccacaTCTTTTCACAATCTGGGAACTGTGACAGTCATATGACTGCTCTCCTCTGAATCATACTGACTCTGCTGACAAAATAATAATGGTAGCATGTTTATCCTTGAGTGAGTTATTCATTAGAGGCTATTAACAAGGATGATAGGTGCAGCAAAAGGAGTATTCAAACAGTGGTAGTTTTCTTCTCCTGTCTCTACTTCCTAGGgagaaatgaagttttaaacagtggaaagaaattaaaaatcaatgcAAGGATTTAAAATCTCAAATAGTTATAAATTGGTACATTTAGTTATTGCCAAGTCTTGTTTATTTTGGCGTTTGGCTGTggtttttttagtattttctgcACTCTAGTCATGCCATTGGGTAAGGACAAGGTGAACATCATTATGCAGTAGGAGCTTCTCGCCAAGAAAATCCTCccagggaaaaggcaaaagagGAGGTTTGATGCTGCTGTTTAGTCATGTTAATTATTGTTTTAAGGAGGTGATACTACTTAAGTCTTTTCTGTGACTTCAGGTTTGTGGTATGTGACAAACTCATCCTGTGAGATGACCTTCCCCTTGAGAAAGTCATAACTCATAGGTACAAGACAGCAGCTGCATGCTTGTAAAGCACTTGGTTAGAGCAAAGGCTGCCCAGCGCCAGCTTTGGAtcagtccagctcctgcctcGAGTCCTGCATTCACAGAACCCTGGTGCTTCACTGTGGTATTTAGGTCAGAGGCACAGGTTGGTAAAGCAGTCTCAGGTTAACTAATCCTCCTCCTTATTGTCTAAATGGAGAGGCGGTGACTCATGCGCCGGGCTGTGATCCTTACCTGCActgggagagagaaagggaagcTTTTGAAGTGAGTCCTTCAAAACAGCgtctgctgcctctgtgcctgccccttccctccctccagaGCCCCAGTTACAGTTT
This genomic interval carries:
- the FANCB gene encoding Fanconi anemia group B protein, which gives rise to MLLSEQDQFLSYNGEVLVFQLSKTKHAEEADDKTMNLCVRRMEFNRDTKLFVQKSSGVFSMGASHSKIEIICCSCTTDSRTGIILPCILMKKKKQSSVKYFLLLLHSSNQFEPSFYFKLDYELKEDIRLFAGPSLLWRHANKLFYISSNTPVVQSAPVQLSSVVWTGEIMGEGTVVLGIRTACLPETEDPDGFSVSDRAIWGSEFFGYAVQTQKMLPGTCFMPHAYSRVVSSVCVCKSESLKKQLRISLVALTHKNQLIWFQNGAPKGVCELPYEKPCSVKPALTSSNDLLFVVAFASGNSCVVQRRDSLKVASKWQKVKCVLVDDFIGSGSEQLLLLFKDDSNTDVLSTFKITDLGEVNYASGINYKQDVPAAEGLQENGLLTVRALETRLQAGWTSVRELQQHLGLQKRVILESCRALIDLVEERTHILPNSKEEGLVSLWDDVENPADSLSKETSLASKVPEHFTEELWLRVVGDSLVVGVKLTESFYLSLSDVSLSLVMDQDFSSISPIIKCQSKIIKLNKAFSALTVSSSQIEPPPKKMKLDLRSSNDVKKEFPKRSSRIQLDEAKTVTAVTSLSPLLAFHRVCCVVLLHARKQNHQNDSLQQSKKITVLCGKILLTLEDISNGRYSVKMPRDNSYCTGSMEDILAVLAVSVRFSFQIESCDYTLTPVSSWLLGEMECTPLKGCQDHIFCHKAGNVHGTIFNWALKNPFEGVLTIFCRNLTVLFQCLHSLTRVLPPSCGVKLLRSGSKGALTEQLALALEKEMLTLKNSLSLRKAENSLTWGNESGKKINNAPLASLLDTEEGVQQFRKKLQNEREECVRSMNQTMNGALYQKIALKIAEAQLSSDMIVWRLAKS